TAAGAATATTCGGTTTGTGTTGGGTGAACATAGAATAGAGGATTTTAGAGAAGCAGATCTTGTCATCAAAAATCCCGGCGTAAAGCTTGAAGGAAATGTTTTTTTAGAAGCCGCAAAACAAATAGAGTCGGATGTTTCGGTTTTTCTTTCTCTTTCAAAGGCGCCGATTTTGGCGGTAACGGGAAGCAAGGGGAAATCCTCTACGGTAAGTGCTCTTTATTACGGACTTAAAAAGTTAGGATACAATGTTTTTTTGGGCGGAAATATTACGGTCAGCCCTTTAAGTTTTTTTGAAGAAACTTCTTGCGGTACGCCTGTGGTTCTGGAGCTCTCCAGTTGGCAGCTTGCCGATTTAAAAAATAAAAAACTGCTTAAGCCTAAGATTGCGATTATTACGCCCATAATGCCCGACCACTTAAACTGGTACGGCACAATGGAAAAATATGTTGACGATAAAAAAATAATCTATGAAAATATGGATGAAGCGGATTATCTAATCTGTAATTTTGATGACGGCTGGGGGAAAATTTTTGCAGAAGAAACAAGGGCAAATGTTTTTTGGTACAGTGAAAAAAAGCCGGCTAAAAAATATCGAGGTGTTTTTTTTAATAAGAACCAAGAAGGCCTTTGCAATTTAAGTGATGGAGAAAGGCTTTTACTTTCAAAGGATGCAAAAGTTCCCGGGCTTAAACTTAAACAAAATGTCTTGAATGCAGGTCTTGCTCTTCTGCTTTATCAAAAAATTCATAAGCCTGAAAATTTAAAAGGCAACGACATCTTAAAAGATAATAACATCAAAGAGCAATCGGAATTTATCCGTAAATTTATGGACGAGTATTCGGGGATTGAACATCGATTGGAATTCTTTTATGAAAAAAACGGAATAAAATTTTATAATGATACGGCCGCTACAATTCCCGAAGCATCTGCTGCCGCCTTAGAAGCCTTTGATAAGCCTCCCGTCTTAATTTGCGGCGGAACAAATAAAAACTTAAATTTTATTCCGCTTGCCGAAAAAGCAAATCTTGCTAAAAGCCTATATCTTCTTGCAGGAACGGGAACAGACCTTTTAATTCCTCTCCTTAAAGAAAAGTCTATTGAATATAATGGCCCCTTTGACAGCTTGGATTCTCTTTTGCTTTCGTTAAAAGAAAATGCAGAAAAAAGCGATGTCGTAATTCTATCGCCGGGTGCAGCCTCCTTCGGCATGTTTAAAAACGAATTCGACCGCGGAAATAAATTTAAAGAAAAGGTAAGAGAAATATTTTGCTGATAGAATTTGATTAAACCTTGATACCAAGAAATAAAGATTATATAAAGGGTGTTTATATGAAAGTAAAAAGAAAATTGATTTTATGGATAACAGCTGTTGTGTTTGTTCTTTTTATTTTGCCTATGGGTATTGCTTACTTTATCTATTGTGATACTTTCGGTTTAAGATATACAACTTCTTCCTATATGAAGCGGCAGGTAGAAGAATTTGAAGGATTGAAATTAAAAAAATATTTTTTTACTTCAAATAAGGGACAAAAACTTACTGCGTATAAATATTACAAAGAAGACAGCGGTTATAAGGGGCTTATAATAATAGCTCACGGATTTGGGGGCGGCGGGCATAATTCCTATATGGATGTTGCAGATTACTTGGCAGGAAGCGGGTATTTGGTGTTTTCTTATGATGCTACAGGAAATGATGAAAGTGAAGGAAGCGGAGTCGGAGGCTTGCCTCAGGGGATTATCGATCTTGACTATGCAATCAGGTTTGTAAAAGAAAATGAAGAATTTAAAAATTTACCGATTATGCTTTTCGGACACAGTTGGGGCGGTTATTCCGTTGGAAGTGTTTTAAATTTACATAAGGACATAGCGGCGGTTGTGACAGTTTCGGGTTTTAACTCTTCTATCGGTATGATAATAGATAATGGAGGAGACTTTATCGGGAAATGGATTAACTTTTTTATGCCCTATTTTTCGTTGATAGAAAAAATAAAATTCGGGAAATATGCAAATTATTCTTGCATAAAGGGATTCGAAAATTCCGATACAAAAATAATGGTTATTCACAGTTCTGATGATGATACCGTTTCTTTTGAAAATAATTATAAACGGTTTTATAAAAAATTCGGAAACAATAGCCGATTTACTTTTATCGAGTATGATAATAGAGGACATAGTTATTTGTATTATACTGATGAAGCTAGAAGTTACGGTAAAAAACTCAGCGAAGATTTTACAAGTTTTAAAAAATCTTTGCAATTAGAAATTACACCTGAAATACGAGCCGAGTATTTTAAAAAACATCTGGACAAAAAACAATTTTTTGAAGTTGATAAAAGACCACTAGACAAAATAGTATTTTTTTATGATAATAACCGTTAAATTTAGATCTTTTAATCTTTTTTAACTATATTATGTGTTTTTTAATCTAAATATTTTATTTTTGGAGGCAGATTTTATGTATAAAAAAATCTTAACTTTTTTATTGTTAAGCACTTTAATTTTATTATTTTTTAGTGCTTGTCCTACAGGTTTAAGTCAAAACAAGACTCCCGAGCAAAACAGCGGCGGAAATGATGTAACGATTAAACCGGCGGAAAAGGGTGTAATAAAAGGCTCTCTCAAATATGCTGGAGCCCTCTTAATTGCAGGTGTTGAGCTGTACAAAGAAGAAGGAGAATACTGGAAAAATATTGAATTTACAATTTCGAAAGTTACGGATGGTTCATTTAAATTTGAAAATCTGGAAAAAGGAAAATACCTTATAAAATTTACCGGGACATTATCTACTCCTGCT
The DNA window shown above is from Treponema denticola and carries:
- the murD gene encoding UDP-N-acetylmuramoyl-L-alanine--D-glutamate ligase; this translates as MQISLENIKNKKVTVMGLGLNGGGLATAQFFARYGAEVTVTDLKTSEELRPSIEKLSAFKNIRFVLGEHRIEDFREADLVIKNPGVKLEGNVFLEAAKQIESDVSVFLSLSKAPILAVTGSKGKSSTVSALYYGLKKLGYNVFLGGNITVSPLSFFEETSCGTPVVLELSSWQLADLKNKKLLKPKIAIITPIMPDHLNWYGTMEKYVDDKKIIYENMDEADYLICNFDDGWGKIFAEETRANVFWYSEKKPAKKYRGVFFNKNQEGLCNLSDGERLLLSKDAKVPGLKLKQNVLNAGLALLLYQKIHKPENLKGNDILKDNNIKEQSEFIRKFMDEYSGIEHRLEFFYEKNGIKFYNDTAATIPEASAAALEAFDKPPVLICGGTNKNLNFIPLAEKANLAKSLYLLAGTGTDLLIPLLKEKSIEYNGPFDSLDSLLLSLKENAEKSDVVILSPGAASFGMFKNEFDRGNKFKEKVREIFC
- a CDS encoding alpha/beta hydrolase family protein, whose product is MKVKRKLILWITAVVFVLFILPMGIAYFIYCDTFGLRYTTSSYMKRQVEEFEGLKLKKYFFTSNKGQKLTAYKYYKEDSGYKGLIIIAHGFGGGGHNSYMDVADYLAGSGYLVFSYDATGNDESEGSGVGGLPQGIIDLDYAIRFVKENEEFKNLPIMLFGHSWGGYSVGSVLNLHKDIAAVVTVSGFNSSIGMIIDNGGDFIGKWINFFMPYFSLIEKIKFGKYANYSCIKGFENSDTKIMVIHSSDDDTVSFENNYKRFYKKFGNNSRFTFIEYDNRGHSYLYYTDEARSYGKKLSEDFTSFKKSLQLEITPEIRAEYFKKHLDKKQFFEVDKRPLDKIVFFYDNNR